A portion of the Sulfurospirillum diekertiae genome contains these proteins:
- a CDS encoding acylphosphatase: protein MSTYRLIVTGRVQGVNFRRFVVDIAHALNYVGYVKNSADGSVEVVINSAYEEDLEFFISKLYDGSMFSDVQDVTCQKIESMIFDDFEKR, encoded by the coding sequence TTGAGTACTTATAGATTGATTGTAACAGGACGCGTACAAGGTGTTAATTTTCGCCGATTTGTTGTTGATATAGCGCATGCATTGAATTATGTGGGGTATGTCAAAAATAGTGCCGATGGCAGTGTTGAAGTTGTGATTAACTCTGCTTATGAGGAAGATTTGGAATTTTTTATTAGTAAACTCTATGATGGTTCAATGTTTTCAGATGTTCAAGACGTTACATGTCAGAAGATTGAAAGTATGATCTTTGATGATTTTGAGAAGAGATAA
- a CDS encoding acetate/propionate family kinase, producing MKILVLNAGSSSVKYQLFNMANNEVLASGVIEQIGEKESMAKIKYKKPAGDEQKREEKCSIHDHDAALTWMSEALIQSGVIHNLNDLDAIGHRVVQGGSSFQEPAMVDDYVMSEIERLIPLGPLHNPGHLAGMKVSVHQSPNVPQVAVFDTAFHSTLPNYAYMYAIPYKYYEELRIRRYGFHGTSHYYVTKVAAKYLKQDINTLNAITLHLGNGASVTAIENGQSIDTSMGLTPLEGLIMGTRSGDLDPAILFYLARKRGLTLDELDKMLNKESGLKGICGSNDMREITRMAEEGDERAQLAYDMFNYRLKKYIGSYSAVLGRVDCIVFTGGIGENANDVRLKSCEKLENFGIKIDPILNSVRSSEIRTISADDSKVKVLVIPTNEELEIAIETLEMIQKHHS from the coding sequence GTGAAAATTTTAGTCTTAAATGCGGGTAGTTCTTCTGTCAAATATCAACTTTTCAATATGGCCAATAATGAGGTTTTGGCCAGTGGAGTGATTGAGCAAATTGGCGAAAAAGAGTCAATGGCTAAAATAAAATATAAAAAGCCAGCGGGTGATGAGCAAAAAAGAGAAGAAAAATGCTCTATCCACGATCATGATGCAGCCTTAACATGGATGAGTGAGGCATTGATTCAATCAGGTGTTATTCACAACCTTAATGATCTTGATGCGATTGGTCATCGTGTTGTACAAGGGGGCTCTTCGTTTCAGGAACCAGCAATGGTTGATGACTATGTTATGTCAGAGATTGAGCGTTTAATTCCTCTTGGACCATTGCACAATCCAGGTCATCTTGCTGGTATGAAAGTTTCGGTACATCAAAGCCCTAATGTTCCCCAAGTGGCTGTTTTTGATACCGCATTTCATTCGACATTACCTAACTATGCTTACATGTATGCTATTCCTTACAAATACTATGAGGAATTACGCATCAGACGTTATGGCTTCCATGGAACTTCGCACTATTATGTTACTAAAGTAGCAGCAAAATATTTAAAGCAAGACATCAATACACTTAATGCCATTACGCTTCATTTAGGCAATGGAGCAAGTGTTACAGCGATTGAAAATGGTCAAAGTATTGATACATCGATGGGCTTAACACCACTGGAAGGGCTCATTATGGGAACACGAAGTGGTGACCTTGATCCAGCTATTCTCTTCTATTTAGCACGTAAGCGTGGACTTACTCTTGATGAACTGGATAAAATGCTCAATAAAGAGAGTGGATTAAAAGGAATATGCGGAAGTAATGATATGCGTGAAATTACACGTATGGCAGAGGAGGGTGATGAAAGAGCACAGCTTGCTTACGACATGTTCAATTATCGCCTTAAAAAATATATTGGTTCCTATTCTGCTGTTCTTGGTCGGGTAGATTGTATTGTTTTTACAGGAGGTATTGGCGAAAATGCAAATGATGTTCGCCTCAAGTCTTGTGAAAAATTGGAGAATTTTGGCATCAAAATAGACCCAATCCTCAATAGCGTTCGATCAAGTGAAATTAGAACGATTAGTGCAGACGATAGCAAAGTAAAAGTTTTGGTTATTCCAACCAATGAAGAGCTTGAAATTGCAATAGAAACTTTGGAAATGATCCAAAAGCATCACTCGTAA
- a CDS encoding alpha/beta fold hydrolase, translated as MKQAFGKTFSQYQHLYLDLPGFGHSSIHDVITTGTYSDIVSVFLKALHVKPLIIVGHSYGGKVATLLQPEVLVLLSSAGIVPPKSLKVKLKIALFKLLKPFAPRSFYRFFATKDVEGMSQTMYEIIKRVVNEDFSEQFLTCKAKTFLFWGKEDSAMPLFCGEKMHSLIKGSHFYPMEGDHFFFMNQAKQIEKTLGEFGF; from the coding sequence ATGAAGCAAGCATTTGGGAAGACGTTTTCTCAGTACCAGCATCTCTATCTTGATCTTCCTGGTTTTGGGCACTCTTCAATTCATGATGTCATCACTACAGGAACTTACTCAGACATTGTATCTGTCTTCTTAAAAGCGTTACATGTAAAACCTCTTATCATTGTGGGACACTCGTATGGTGGTAAAGTGGCAACATTGCTGCAACCAGAGGTCTTGGTTTTGCTCTCAAGTGCTGGTATTGTTCCACCAAAATCTTTGAAAGTCAAACTAAAAATAGCGCTTTTTAAACTGCTAAAACCCTTTGCTCCACGCTCTTTTTACCGCTTTTTCGCGACCAAAGATGTGGAAGGGATGAGCCAAACCATGTACGAAATTATCAAGCGGGTCGTCAATGAAGACTTTAGTGAGCAATTTCTTACATGTAAAGCAAAAACGTTTCTGTTTTGGGGCAAAGAGGATAGTGCAATGCCACTTTTCTGTGGAGAAAAGATGCACTCTCTCATTAAGGGAAGTCACTTTTACCCGATGGAGGGTGATCATTTCTTTTTTATGAATCAAGCAAAACAGATCGAAAAGACACTTGGGGAGTTTGGATTTTGA
- the pta gene encoding phosphate acetyltransferase translates to MKSKSLYISSLAPAAGSLIVAMGIMELLKGRLGKVAFFRPVILDANEVDKDIDFMLEYYALKMDYNATYGYTVHEVESLIAENKYNEVLENLIDKFKILESQYDFVLIEGLNQANFSQTLDFDINLSIAKNLSSPFISVLKGKQKSVKEVLDEISIEADAIKGAGCQHFATFVNRLGDQEVQELKELNRAKPIQNVPVYFLPEVPELDTPTVAEIKNKLGCSHIYGEEKDLRRVVKQSKIAAMKLDNFLEYIEDGDLVITSGDRSDIIVGCLSTVFSNNYPNISGILLTAGMMPHKSINKLIAGFKDLSIPILSVDNGTFDTAVNVSNVPATITPQSVRKIALAMGLFSANVNIEEIEKSIDTESTTSSITPIMFEYALFERARRNRKKILLPESNDERILRATEILLRRDVADIILLGVEEEVRRKSATLGLDISKATIIDPLTSPLMEEFVTSFYEMRKAKGLSLDVARDSMMMKNYFGTMMVYLGYADGMVSGAIHTTQETIRPALQIIKTKPGISIVSSLFFMCLDTRVLVYGDCAVNQDPNAEELAQIAISSADTAKIFGISPKIAMLSYSTGDSGKGEEVEKVRLATKIVKEIRPDLLVEGPIQYDAAIDPIVAKTKLPNSKVAGEATIFIFPDLNTGNNTYKAVQRSSGAVAIGPVLQGLRKPVNDLSRGCLVPDIVNTVAITAIQAQTNDGANK, encoded by the coding sequence ATGAAAAGTAAGAGTTTGTATATCTCATCGCTTGCACCTGCCGCAGGCAGTTTGATTGTAGCGATGGGCATTATGGAACTATTAAAAGGGCGTCTTGGTAAGGTTGCTTTTTTTAGACCGGTTATTTTAGATGCGAATGAAGTTGATAAAGACATTGATTTCATGCTGGAATATTATGCCCTTAAAATGGACTATAACGCTACTTATGGTTACACTGTTCATGAAGTTGAAAGTTTAATTGCTGAAAATAAATACAATGAAGTTTTGGAAAATCTTATTGATAAATTCAAAATTTTAGAGAGCCAGTATGACTTTGTACTCATTGAAGGACTTAACCAAGCGAATTTTTCACAAACTCTTGATTTTGATATTAATCTTTCAATCGCTAAAAACTTGAGTAGCCCTTTTATCAGTGTTTTAAAAGGCAAGCAAAAAAGTGTTAAAGAGGTGTTGGATGAAATATCTATTGAGGCAGATGCCATTAAGGGTGCTGGATGCCAACATTTTGCGACATTTGTCAATCGTTTAGGTGACCAAGAGGTTCAAGAGCTTAAAGAGCTCAATCGCGCTAAACCAATTCAAAATGTTCCTGTCTATTTTTTACCTGAGGTGCCAGAGCTTGACACTCCGACTGTTGCTGAGATAAAAAATAAGCTAGGTTGTTCCCATATCTATGGTGAAGAAAAAGATTTACGTAGAGTTGTCAAGCAGAGTAAAATCGCTGCAATGAAACTTGATAATTTCTTAGAATATATTGAAGATGGTGACTTGGTCATAACTTCAGGGGATAGATCGGATATTATCGTAGGATGTCTTAGTACCGTATTTTCTAATAATTATCCAAATATCTCCGGCATTTTGTTGACTGCAGGGATGATGCCTCATAAATCCATTAACAAACTTATTGCTGGGTTTAAAGACCTTTCCATTCCTATTTTAAGTGTCGACAATGGTACTTTTGATACTGCTGTCAATGTCTCCAATGTTCCAGCGACAATTACACCACAAAGTGTACGCAAAATTGCATTGGCTATGGGACTTTTTTCAGCGAATGTCAATATTGAAGAAATCGAAAAAAGTATTGATACTGAATCCACCACGAGTTCTATTACTCCAATTATGTTTGAGTATGCTCTTTTTGAACGCGCAAGGAGAAATCGTAAAAAAATTCTTCTTCCTGAGAGTAATGATGAGCGTATTCTTCGAGCAACGGAGATTTTATTACGTCGTGATGTAGCTGATATTATCCTTCTCGGTGTTGAAGAAGAAGTACGTCGCAAGAGTGCAACACTTGGACTTGATATAAGCAAAGCGACTATCATTGATCCTTTAACATCACCTCTAATGGAAGAGTTTGTCACTTCTTTTTACGAAATGCGTAAAGCCAAAGGTTTGAGCTTAGATGTTGCTCGTGATAGTATGATGATGAAAAATTATTTTGGAACAATGATGGTTTACCTAGGTTATGCTGATGGTATGGTCTCTGGTGCAATTCATACAACTCAAGAGACGATTCGTCCAGCACTTCAGATTATCAAAACCAAACCAGGTATCTCTATTGTTTCAAGTCTTTTCTTTATGTGTTTAGATACAAGAGTCTTGGTTTACGGTGATTGTGCGGTTAATCAAGATCCAAATGCAGAAGAGTTGGCTCAAATTGCTATTTCTTCTGCAGACACGGCTAAGATATTTGGTATATCACCAAAAATTGCAATGCTTTCATATTCTACAGGTGATTCAGGGAAGGGTGAAGAGGTTGAAAAAGTGCGTTTAGCCACTAAAATTGTTAAAGAAATACGACCTGATCTTTTGGTAGAAGGACCTATTCAATACGACGCTGCCATTGATCCTATTGTTGCTAAAACAAAATTACCAAATAGTAAAGTCGCTGGTGAAGCCACCATCTTCATCTTTCCAGATCTTAACACGGGTAACAACACTTATAAAGCGGTTCAAAGAAGTTCAGGTGCTGTTGCCATTGGTCCTGTACTCCAGGGACTTCGAAAGCCCGTTAATGATCTTAGCCGAGGTTGTTTAGTTCCAGATATTGTCAATACCGTCGCCATTACAGCTATTCAAGCACAAACCAATGATGGAGCTAATAAGTGA
- a CDS encoding GatB/YqeY domain-containing protein has translation MSELKSKLQDDLKDAMKTKDTFKRDVIRFLMSALKQIEVDERKELSDSDIVKIIQKSLKQREDALSAFKDAGREDLYEKELAEATILKSYLPQQLSDESLKVIIQKHILATGATSLKEIGKIMAGVLAECEGVADGKRINTIAKELLS, from the coding sequence ATGTCAGAACTAAAGTCAAAACTTCAAGATGATCTAAAAGATGCGATGAAAACCAAAGATACTTTTAAACGTGATGTTATCCGTTTTTTAATGAGTGCACTTAAACAAATTGAAGTCGATGAACGTAAAGAACTTAGTGATTCTGATATTGTAAAAATTATCCAAAAATCACTCAAGCAACGCGAAGACGCCTTATCTGCTTTTAAAGATGCAGGAAGAGAAGATCTTTATGAAAAAGAGTTGGCAGAAGCAACCATTTTAAAAAGTTATTTACCGCAGCAACTTAGCGATGAAAGCCTTAAAGTCATCATTCAAAAACACATTCTTGCAACTGGAGCAACGAGTTTAAAAGAAATTGGTAAGATCATGGCTGGAGTTCTTGCTGAATGTGAAGGTGTAGCTGATGGTAAACGTATTAATACGATTGCGAAAGAACTTTTGAGCTAA
- a CDS encoding type II toxin-antitoxin system Phd/YefM family antitoxin — protein sequence MTYAKNEIMTATDMVRNFSSVLGSITKGKSKRVVIVKNNRFEAVMITVDEYEKMSEAVNILEKIYANTKKKSDG from the coding sequence ATGACCTATGCTAAAAACGAGATAATGACTGCAACAGACATGGTGCGCAACTTTAGTTCTGTGTTGGGTAGTATTACCAAAGGGAAAAGTAAACGTGTGGTCATCGTGAAAAATAACCGTTTTGAAGCGGTTATGATCACGGTGGATGAATACGAAAAAATGAGTGAAGCCGTTAATATTTTGGAAAAAATCTATGCCAACACGAAAAAGAAGAGTGATGGCTAA
- the flgH gene encoding flagellar basal body L-ring protein FlgH: MKVFTCSFIAALFLAGCSVHPADPKISMKAPVYVDETPSKVNESMPSNAGSLFGQGDNPLFADLKAMHVNDVVTVTITEKTAQTSTGKKALTKQSSDSLGAGITTAAGGGVLGTVSKNLNDVGNIGFTTGSNNSFTGNGSNTRNETFSTTISARVIKILNNGHYFIEGSRELLINGEKQIIQVSGVIRPYDIDKNNNIDSKYIADAKILYKTEGDIDQTTTKPWGAKFMETIWPF, from the coding sequence ATGAAAGTTTTTACATGTAGCTTTATAGCCGCTCTTTTTTTGGCAGGCTGCTCAGTACATCCAGCCGATCCAAAAATTAGCATGAAAGCACCTGTATACGTTGATGAGACGCCTTCCAAAGTGAATGAATCAATGCCTTCTAATGCAGGTAGCCTTTTTGGACAAGGTGATAACCCTTTATTTGCCGATCTTAAAGCAATGCATGTTAATGACGTTGTAACTGTTACCATTACTGAAAAAACAGCACAAACATCTACGGGTAAAAAAGCTTTAACAAAACAAAGTAGTGATTCTCTTGGTGCTGGTATTACCACTGCTGCAGGTGGTGGTGTTTTAGGTACAGTATCAAAAAATTTAAATGATGTTGGTAATATTGGTTTTACGACGGGATCCAATAATTCTTTTACAGGCAACGGAAGCAATACTCGTAATGAAACCTTTAGTACGACTATTTCAGCTCGTGTCATCAAGATTTTAAATAATGGACATTACTTTATTGAGGGTAGTCGTGAATTATTGATTAATGGTGAAAAGCAAATTATTCAAGTGAGTGGCGTTATTCGACCTTATGACATTGATAAAAATAACAACATTGATTCAAAATACATTGCGGATGCAAAAATTCTTTACAAAACAGAAGGTGATATAGATCAAACTACGACTAAGCCATGGGGTGCCAAATTCATGGAAACCATTTGGCCATTTTAA
- a CDS encoding Mur ligase family protein: MEIMVTSITHLCFILGLSYYFIIAMQWYSYRLERIVFHYNRYDWHVFYFLVPLVGYYLLNGVVLSLFVALFFDLPFHMAEKNGQKTCLDSTSKAIFLFLVLATLFQDLLCTVLVASCLKLGVIIPLMVAQIASMFYEKMLFLSFKKEAQKKLMANSALKVVAITASYGKTSIKNFLAQILSTKFNVYKTPRSVNTIGGIIKDINNDLPEQCDVYIVEAGARARGDIDEIARLVNPHIAVVGCIGEQHIEYFKTLENIRNTKMELLHSSRLEKAFVHESTNVKGSESILSFGAELSDVEASLQGLSFSMLLNGVKESFTCKLLGAFNAINIAAAIHVARTLGLSIEEIRSAVSHLEGVEHRLQKIEAGGKLIIDDSFNGNLEGMLSSYNLVAQHQGRKVIITPGIVESTEEANRILAKKIDDVFDLVMITGKINVTILHDNIHKAQKIIISDKSKLQETLSEQTYAGDVILFSNDAPTFL; the protein is encoded by the coding sequence ATGGAAATAATGGTTACAAGCATCACTCACCTCTGTTTTATTTTAGGGCTTAGCTACTACTTTATAATAGCAATGCAATGGTACAGTTATAGGCTAGAGCGTATTGTATTTCATTACAATCGTTATGATTGGCACGTGTTCTACTTTTTAGTTCCTTTAGTAGGTTACTACCTTCTAAACGGTGTTGTACTTTCTCTTTTTGTTGCACTTTTTTTTGATCTCCCTTTTCATATGGCAGAAAAAAATGGACAAAAAACTTGTTTGGACAGCACGAGTAAAGCGATTTTTCTCTTTTTAGTTTTAGCGACTCTTTTTCAAGATCTTTTGTGTACGGTATTGGTTGCATCATGCTTGAAGTTAGGTGTCATTATTCCTTTAATGGTGGCGCAAATAGCAAGTATGTTCTATGAAAAGATGCTTTTTCTTAGCTTTAAAAAAGAGGCTCAGAAAAAATTGATGGCAAACAGTGCGTTAAAAGTAGTTGCCATTACAGCGAGTTATGGTAAAACCAGTATTAAAAACTTTTTAGCACAAATTCTTTCCACAAAGTTTAATGTCTATAAAACACCACGTAGTGTCAATACAATAGGTGGCATTATTAAGGATATTAACAACGATTTGCCTGAACAATGTGATGTTTATATTGTTGAAGCGGGTGCTCGAGCTCGTGGAGATATTGATGAAATTGCGAGACTTGTCAATCCACATATTGCCGTTGTTGGGTGTATTGGCGAGCAACATATTGAGTATTTTAAAACATTGGAAAATATCCGAAATACAAAGATGGAACTCCTTCACTCCTCTAGGCTTGAAAAAGCATTTGTGCATGAAAGTACCAATGTCAAAGGATCAGAATCTATTCTTTCTTTTGGCGCTGAGCTTAGTGATGTTGAGGCTTCTTTGCAAGGGCTAAGTTTTTCAATGCTCCTAAATGGCGTAAAAGAGAGTTTTACATGTAAACTTTTGGGTGCTTTTAATGCGATTAATATAGCAGCAGCCATTCACGTTGCACGCACACTGGGTCTTTCTATTGAAGAGATTAGGTCTGCCGTATCGCATTTAGAAGGGGTTGAGCATCGTCTTCAAAAAATTGAAGCAGGTGGAAAGCTCATTATTGATGATAGTTTTAATGGTAATTTAGAAGGCATGTTAAGTTCCTATAATCTGGTTGCACAGCATCAAGGGCGTAAAGTTATTATTACGCCAGGTATTGTTGAAAGTACAGAAGAAGCGAATAGGATACTTGCCAAAAAAATTGATGATGTTTTTGATCTTGTCATGATTACAGGTAAAATAAACGTTACTATTTTACACGATAACATTCATAAAGCTCAAAAAATTATCATTTCCGATAAATCAAAGCTCCAAGAGACCTTATCAGAACAGACATATGCAGGAGATGTGATACTTTTCTCCAATGATGCACCAACTTTTCTCTAA
- a CDS encoding type II secretion system F family protein, translating into MKYFEVNYLFKGQKTKTVVKSPTRNDAISIAKLKIPGVILNIKETSAPLEDQLGELKDQIMNALFRKKIKMPNLIAAMRQLSVMTNAGISIHDSVKEVANATVDKTLKEIFNSVNDDLNSGLSLTQSLMTYRNEVGDVTLAMVELGESTGNMAESLEKLSEILEEIEENRQKFKKAMRYPITVVIAIAVAFSILMIYVVPKFKEIFAQLKAELPLPTKILLFMENLINHYGLYLLSGIIGTILLFQYLLKNNEDFKKKFDIYILKVYLIGNIIFYATLSRFCLVFTELIRAGIPIADALDTALLTLENTHLKKKLSSVKISVQRGISLTESFRDTGLFEGMLIQMIQAGEQSGTLDKMLEKVTLYFKSRFSQIIDNIASYIEPILLGFIAAMVLLMALGIFMPMWDMAKAVKS; encoded by the coding sequence ATGAAATATTTTGAAGTAAACTACCTATTCAAAGGGCAAAAGACTAAAACTGTTGTCAAATCGCCCACACGTAATGATGCAATATCAATAGCAAAATTGAAAATACCAGGCGTAATTTTAAATATTAAAGAAACTTCAGCCCCCCTTGAAGATCAGTTAGGCGAATTAAAAGACCAAATCATGAATGCTCTCTTTCGCAAAAAAATAAAAATGCCAAACCTTATTGCTGCAATGAGACAGCTCAGTGTTATGACCAATGCTGGTATCTCTATTCATGATAGTGTTAAAGAAGTTGCAAATGCTACCGTAGACAAGACACTGAAAGAAATATTTAACAGCGTTAATGATGATCTAAACTCTGGACTTAGCCTTACGCAATCATTGATGACATATCGCAATGAAGTAGGTGACGTGACCCTTGCTATGGTTGAGTTAGGTGAGAGTACAGGAAATATGGCAGAATCTTTAGAAAAACTCTCAGAAATTCTTGAAGAAATTGAAGAAAATAGACAAAAATTTAAAAAAGCGATGCGATACCCTATTACGGTTGTTATTGCAATTGCTGTTGCTTTTTCAATACTTATGATCTATGTTGTCCCAAAATTTAAAGAAATTTTTGCTCAACTTAAAGCGGAATTGCCCCTACCAACCAAAATCCTTCTTTTTATGGAAAACCTTATTAATCATTATGGTCTCTACCTTCTATCTGGCATTATTGGCACTATTCTACTATTTCAGTATTTACTCAAAAATAATGAAGACTTTAAGAAAAAATTTGATATCTATATTCTTAAGGTCTATTTAATTGGAAATATTATTTTTTATGCAACACTGAGCCGTTTTTGCCTTGTTTTTACGGAACTTATTCGTGCAGGTATTCCTATTGCGGATGCGCTCGATACAGCTTTATTAACGTTAGAAAACACCCATCTTAAAAAGAAACTTTCCAGTGTTAAGATCTCAGTACAAAGAGGTATTTCCTTAACAGAATCATTTCGTGATACAGGACTTTTTGAAGGTATGCTTATTCAAATGATTCAAGCAGGTGAACAAAGTGGTACTCTGGATAAAATGCTGGAAAAAGTCACCCTTTATTTCAAATCACGTTTTAGCCAAATTATCGACAATATCGCAAGTTATATTGAGCCTATTCTTTTGGGCTTTATTGCAGCTATGGTACTTTTGATGGCCTTAGGTATTTTCATGCCTATGTGGGACATGGCAAAAGCTGTTAAATCATAA
- a CDS encoding D-alanine--D-alanine ligase — translation MTVAVLFGAQSFEHEISVVSAIALKKVLKSDIVYIFCDYYRNFYLIPTDKITSKRFSSGEYKKDKLLYLKQGGFYAKKMLGEEKIMFDVMINLVHGMDGEDGKLSSMLDFFGVPYIGPRMEGSCISYNKLFTKLYAKEVGVNVLDYQVLRKGSGASIKIAYPFIVKPLRLGSSIGIGIVKEEKELAYALDVAFEFDDSVLIEPFISGVKEYNLAGCKTDMFHFSIIEEPQKDEFLDFDKKYLDFSRTKRVNEAALDIKAEEGIRDAFMKLYDPLFLGALIRCDFFVIDGMTYLNEINPIPGSMANYLFDDFDRIIKNLSKWLPKSITIPKEYRYINSIQAAKGK, via the coding sequence ATGACTGTAGCCGTTTTGTTTGGCGCCCAAAGTTTTGAGCATGAGATTAGCGTGGTAAGTGCCATTGCTCTCAAAAAAGTGCTAAAAAGTGACATTGTTTATATATTTTGTGATTATTACCGTAATTTTTATTTGATTCCAACCGATAAAATTACTTCAAAACGTTTTAGCAGTGGTGAATATAAAAAAGATAAACTGCTCTATCTTAAGCAAGGTGGTTTTTACGCTAAAAAAATGTTGGGTGAAGAGAAAATAATGTTCGATGTCATGATTAACCTCGTGCATGGCATGGACGGAGAAGATGGAAAACTTAGTTCTATGCTTGATTTCTTTGGTGTACCCTATATTGGGCCTCGGATGGAAGGTAGTTGTATCAGTTATAACAAACTTTTTACAAAGCTGTATGCCAAGGAAGTGGGGGTTAATGTATTAGACTACCAAGTGCTTCGTAAAGGAAGTGGTGCATCAATTAAAATTGCTTATCCATTTATCGTCAAGCCTCTACGACTAGGAAGTTCTATTGGAATAGGGATTGTTAAAGAAGAAAAAGAGCTTGCATACGCACTTGATGTTGCTTTTGAATTTGATGATAGTGTCCTAATAGAACCGTTTATAAGTGGTGTAAAAGAGTACAATCTTGCAGGTTGTAAAACCGATATGTTCCACTTTTCTATTATAGAAGAACCTCAAAAAGATGAATTTTTAGATTTCGATAAAAAATATTTAGATTTTTCTCGTACAAAAAGAGTGAATGAGGCTGCACTAGATATCAAAGCAGAAGAAGGAATTCGTGACGCATTTATGAAGCTTTATGATCCACTTTTTTTAGGGGCACTTATTCGTTGTGATTTTTTTGTGATTGATGGAATGACGTATCTTAATGAAATCAACCCAATTCCTGGTAGTATGGCCAATTATCTTTTTGATGATTTTGATAGAATAATTAAAAATCTTTCAAAATGGTTGCCAAAAAGTATCACGATTCCAAAAGAATACCGCTATATCAACTCCATTCAAGCAGCTAAAGGTAAGTAA